Sequence from the Verrucomicrobiia bacterium genome:
TTCAGGTCCACGGCAACAAGATCTCGGTTGGTCAGCCGCCGGATGGAGTTCTCAGTGTCGCCCGAAGTCCACCAGTGCCACGAATCGAGAATCACACCGGTCCCCGGCACCCCAATGGCCCCGATCAATTCCCGGGTTCCGGAAAGGTTGTGGATGAAGGAATGCCGGAACCGGGCACGAAGGCTTGGGGTGCCCACGTATTCCAATCCCAGGCGGATTCCGTAATCGGAGAGCACCTGGGCCGTTTGGCGCAGTCGTCGCGCATGCCGCTCCATGTTGTCGGCGTGGGAGAGTTCGTTGTGGCCCGGGGAGATCCACGTGCCGATCCGCGTGGCACCCACCGATTGCAGCGCCGCAGCCACCGCCGGCAGCGCCGCAACATCCCGTTCGAAAACGTCATCCGATCCCCGGAAATCCACTGGAAGATTGGCCGATCCCCAGCGGAGTTCTGCGCGGACGAGGGCTTCGGTCACCCGCCGCCGGCCCTCGGCGTCCTGAAGCACCAGCCAGCCGGCATCGGGCTGGACGGACTCAAAGCCGTGGGCTTCCGCAAGGCGGATGATGTCCGGCAGGGTACCGCTGACGCCGATCGCGCCCGGGGTGAGATCCAGGGTGAACCGCCGCTGGCCGGAGGCATCGCCGCAGGCGCGCGACATCAGCGTTCCTGCAGCGAGACCCGCGGCGAGAAACCGGCGGCGGGAGGTGTGGGGCGAGTCCATGGCCGGATCCTGAGCCGGACTGGCGCCCATTCAATCCTGCGGTTTCGGCTCCTGCCGGATTCAGACGGTGCCGCAATCACTCAGCAACCGCCAAGGGCCCGTCCCGGATCTCGCACTTGAGAAGCCGGGGTGAACCGTGATGGAGGACGTTTCAGCGCCGGGGGACTCCCAGTCAGGCCATTCCGGAAAGACCGCTGACCGATCAGCGCAGCCGTTCCAGTGTCGCCCGCACCGGCCGGTGGTCGGATGCGACGGCTTCGGGGATCACCGCGGTGTCGAGCACGCGCCATCCGCCCGGAGGCGCGAAAAGCACAAAGTCAATCCGGCGGTCCGGCCCCTCGGAAGGAATGGTCGGCTCGGGATGGCTGGCGGCGGCATCTGCAAAGCTCTCAAGAAGGATTTGCAGCGAACGGCTTTCCGGCTCCGCGTTGAAGTCTCCGGCAAGGATCACGGGACCCTCCGCCGTTCGCAACCGGTCCGCCAGGGCCCGCGCGGATTTCTCGCGCAGATCCTCGCGCTGATGATCGAAGTGGGTGCTCGCAAACCAGACCGATGTCGCAGACCCCGGCGGGCGGACGCGGGTGATCAGGGCGATGCGCGGCTCCCGGCCCGTTTCGCCGGGCAGCAGGAACACTTCGACGGTCTCGACCGGCCAGCGGGACAGCACCGCCTGGCCGTAGGCACCTCCAGCGAAATCCATCGCCTTTCCGAAAACCGCGTGCATTCCGGTGCGTTCACCCAGCACCGCCGTCTGGTCCACACGCCCGGTCCGGTCCGTATGGCGGTCCACTTCCTGAACCGCCACCAGGTCTGGTTCTGCGGACCGGATCACCGCGGCGATCCGGTCCAGGTCGAGCTTCCCATCCGTTCCCTCGCCATGGTGGATGTTGTAGCTGAGCACCCGAAGGGTGGCTGGTCTCGTGTCCGTTTTGTGGCCGCATCCGGCAATCAGACCCAGCGCCACCGTCGCCGCCAGGGCGTCGAGCACGAATCTGAGAAGAGACATTCGTCGCATGCGCTCCCCAATAGACCGTTGTGGCGGAACCGGCCACCCGTAAATTTTTCGGACCCGATTCCCCGCGGGCCCGAAGCGCCCGCGGCGATGCCAACGGTCCTCCGGCAAGCAGTGCGGCGGCCGTGGAGCGGTGGCTCCGGTGCGAATGCATCCGAGTCCGCAATGGCGGTGGCGGGCAGAGCTACCAGTTACCGGGCGACGGCTTCTGGCTTCCAGGCCACTGGGTCCAGTCAGCTTCCGGGTCGAAGCGCAGTGACGCCGGCAAACGCTCGAGGATCTGCGACTGGAGGTTGGCGAGCACCGGAGCCCGGACGCGCGCGGCAACCTCCAGCGTGAGGAAGAACTGACCGGAGTCATGTGCCGCACGAAGCTGCTGCGGGAGACGAGCGGCCGAGCCTCGGACCACGTCCCGAAGGTATTCCGCGAGCGGCACGCCGACGAACCAGGGCGTGCGCAGACCGACCACATTGCGTCCGGCGTCCCATTCCAGCCAGGCATTGTCCAACGTGTTCACCGGCCCCGGCCCCGGAGGGGGCAGCGGACCCACCACACACATGGCCACGCCATCCACATGACGCGCGAGGGGATCAGCGACGGTGCCCGCGGCGCGCAATCGTTCGCAGGCACGGGCCACCCCGGCCCAGTCCACGGCGTCCAGAGATCGGCCCCCGGCGAAACCGCAGAGGCCGACGATGGGCAACTCAGGATAGAAGTCGCCGCGGACCAGAAAGCCATTCGGAAACTCGGACAGGAATGTCCGGACAATGACCTCGTAGTGCAGGCGGGTGAGCTGAAAGAGAGGGAGCCACTGACAGAAGAGGCCGTCGGGCTTCAGGGCCCGGTGGACGGCACCAAAATGCTCCCGGGAGAAGAGGCGTCCTTCCCCGGTCCGCCATGGCAGGAACAAGTCGCCCACGATGACGTCATAGACACCGTGGGTCGAGGCGACTCCGGACCGCGCATCGTCGAGAAACACGCGCACGCGGGCGTCGTCGAAGACGGAACGGTTGAAGGGGGCAAAGTGTTCCCGGGCAAACCGGACTGCGATGGGGCTGAGCTCAAAGGCATCGAGACGTTGGATGCCTGGGTTCTGTGCGGCGCCGGCGAGGGTGCTGCCAGTGGCGATACCGAACAGGGCGACGGTTGCGGGGCTTCCGTGGAGCAGGAGTGGCAGGTGTGCCTGACGTTCCTGATTCGATTGGGCTCGTGAGCCGCCCAAGGTGTACGAGTTGTTGAAAACGATCCGCCAATCGTTGGTGTCCCGGACCACCGTGGCCACGACCCCCTCCCGCCCCGTCGTCACGGCGACCACGCGTTCCGCGGGGGCATACCCGACCTGCGGCCAGCGGGCGGCGCGCGGCCAGACCGCGGCCCAGACCAGGATGAGTGCCAGCGCGGACCGCCACCCGCGCCAGGCGGGACGGCATGGGGATGCCTCACGGCCTGCCGACCGCACCAGAGGCAACGCGAAGAGGAGATAGGTGCCGGCGGCGGCCAGTGCAGTTCGCCAAAGACCCAGGGAGGGCAGCACCACGATCTGAAAGGTCTCGGCGCCCAGCCAGGAGCCCAACCCGTTCCAAGCCAGCAGGCGTGCGATGGTGCGCGGTTCCCCCGCCGACTGCAGCAGGCGGGGAAAAAGCAGGCCCGAGACCACGAATCCGGGGGCGAGCGTGAGCACGGCAAGTCCCGTCAGCCGGAGAAAGTACGCCGCGGGCGCGAGTTCATAAGGCAGGATTTGCAGTCCCGGACGGAGCCACAGGAACAGGAGGGGTTGCAGCGTCCAGACGCCCCCCGCCATCAGGAGTAGATTCCCGAGGTCCCAGCGCCGACCGCGGCCCTCCCGGAGCACCAGTGCAAAGGTGGAACCTGTCAAGGACAGGAGCACGATGGCAAGGATGGTGGCGCCCGAGAAATGGGAGTTGATGGCGATCTGGGCGAACTGGTGCTGGGCCGTGACTTCCAGGCCCAGGACCAGGAATCCGGATGCGAAGGCCAGCAGCGAGGCCACCCGCGGTG
This genomic interval carries:
- a CDS encoding endonuclease/exonuclease/phosphatase family protein; the protein is MSLLRFVLDALAATVALGLIAGCGHKTDTRPATLRVLSYNIHHGEGTDGKLDLDRIAAVIRSAEPDLVAVQEVDRHTDRTGRVDQTAVLGERTGMHAVFGKAMDFAGGAYGQAVLSRWPVETVEVFLLPGETGREPRIALITRVRPPGSATSVWFASTHFDHQREDLREKSARALADRLRTAEGPVILAGDFNAEPESRSLQILLESFADAAASHPEPTIPSEGPDRRIDFVLFAPPGGWRVLDTAVIPEAVASDHRPVRATLERLR
- a CDS encoding sugar phosphate isomerase/epimerase — encoded protein: MDSPHTSRRRFLAAGLAAGTLMSRACGDASGQRRFTLDLTPGAIGVSGTLPDIIRLAEAHGFESVQPDAGWLVLQDAEGRRRVTEALVRAELRWGSANLPVDFRGSDDVFERDVAALPAVAAALQSVGATRIGTWISPGHNELSHADNMERHARRLRQTAQVLSDYGIRLGLEYVGTPSLRARFRHSFIHNLSGTRELIGAIGVPGTGVILDSWHWWTSGDTENSIRRLTNRDLVAVDLNDAPAGVPLAELQDNRRELPAATGVIPVKVFLEALVAVDYDGPVRAEPFNAALNALDNEAAAAATIVAIRRAVALA